A genome region from Akkermansiaceae bacterium includes the following:
- a CDS encoding SpoIIE family protein phosphatase, whose translation MSEKPAKPDLESDRLELALRASNEGIWDWMTGEKSIFYSRRILEFLECTASAAPNIFLPPHLPVHHLDRPAFVRALAGALDPGGPETLAVDARVQTGGNGWRWLRIRGTVVRDREGNALRIAGSMIDISLRKAAEAQIEEERHLLRTLIDHVPLQIYFKDKDSRMVMVNRGMVEYHGFASSAEMAGKHDRDLFSNAHWEKAAADEKRIMETGVPMTGQLECETWREGGETYVVTSKFPWRDKAGMIKGTFGVSSDVTSLVLAQNQATELANELQQKNASYEEELKLAREIQQALTTTGFPKATSPEGNHLTFGSRYIPISGLAGDFFEVLPLGANRFGVFICDVMGHGIRAALIVSMLRGLIVTQNVKGRSSGEFLTAMNLGLTSILQRANVTMFATAFYGIIDLGALTLEYSCAGHPGPWPAGDGKSLQLCSGKKERGPALGLISKVSYPSSAMSLDGIRRLLLFTDGVLEAENEVGEQFLDKRLLGIAAGNAGKPLEGWLDEILNTVLDFSEGHHFDDDVCLLGIEILRGDG comes from the coding sequence ATGTCAGAAAAACCCGCCAAACCAGACCTGGAATCCGACCGACTCGAACTCGCCCTCCGGGCTTCCAACGAGGGCATCTGGGACTGGATGACAGGCGAGAAGTCCATTTTCTACTCACGCCGCATCCTGGAATTCCTGGAATGCACAGCGTCCGCCGCGCCGAACATTTTCCTGCCACCCCACCTTCCCGTCCATCACTTGGACCGCCCGGCCTTCGTCCGTGCTCTTGCCGGTGCACTTGATCCGGGCGGACCCGAAACGCTGGCAGTGGATGCGAGGGTGCAGACCGGCGGCAACGGCTGGAGGTGGCTGCGCATCCGCGGTACGGTCGTAAGGGACCGCGAAGGCAATGCGCTGCGTATCGCCGGGTCGATGATCGATATCAGCCTGCGCAAGGCGGCGGAAGCCCAGATCGAGGAAGAGCGCCATCTCCTAAGGACGCTCATCGACCACGTTCCGCTGCAGATCTATTTCAAGGACAAGGATTCCAGGATGGTGATGGTGAACAGGGGCATGGTGGAATACCATGGCTTCGCCTCCAGCGCGGAAATGGCCGGCAAACACGATAGGGATCTTTTTTCAAACGCCCACTGGGAGAAGGCGGCGGCGGATGAGAAACGCATCATGGAAACCGGCGTGCCGATGACAGGGCAACTGGAATGCGAGACCTGGCGCGAGGGCGGCGAGACCTATGTAGTCACCTCCAAGTTCCCATGGCGCGACAAGGCGGGCATGATCAAGGGCACCTTCGGGGTATCCAGCGACGTGACATCACTCGTCCTGGCGCAGAACCAGGCCACCGAGCTCGCCAACGAACTCCAGCAGAAGAACGCTTCCTACGAGGAGGAGCTCAAGCTGGCCCGCGAGATCCAGCAGGCGCTCACCACAACCGGCTTCCCCAAGGCCACCTCGCCGGAAGGCAACCACCTCACCTTCGGCTCCCGCTACATACCCATCTCCGGCCTTGCCGGCGATTTCTTCGAGGTGCTCCCTCTCGGTGCCAACCGCTTCGGCGTGTTCATCTGCGATGTGATGGGCCACGGCATCCGCGCCGCGCTCATCGTCTCCATGCTGCGCGGGCTGATCGTCACCCAGAATGTCAAGGGGCGCAGCTCAGGGGAATTCCTCACTGCCATGAACCTGGGGCTGACCTCCATACTCCAGCGGGCGAACGTGACGATGTTCGCAACCGCGTTCTACGGCATCATAGACCTTGGGGCCTTGACCCTCGAATACTCATGCGCCGGCCACCCCGGCCCGTGGCCCGCCGGCGATGGGAAAAGCCTCCAGCTATGTTCCGGAAAAAAGGAACGGGGGCCCGCACTCGGCCTGATTTCCAAGGTAAGCTACCCCAGCAGCGCCATGTCCCTGGATGGGATACGGCGGCTCCTGCTTTTCACCGACGGCGTCCTTGAGGCCGAGAACGAGGTAGGCGAGCAGTTCCTCGACAAGCGCCTGCTCGGAATCGCTGCGGGGAATGCCGGGAAACCGCTCGAAGGTTGGCTGGATGAAATCCTCAACACCGTCCTGGATTTTTCCGAGGGCCACCATTTCGACGATGATGTCTGCCTGCTCGGCATAGAGATCCTGCGCGGAGACGGCTGA